The proteins below come from a single Zea mays cultivar B73 chromosome 8, Zm-B73-REFERENCE-NAM-5.0, whole genome shotgun sequence genomic window:
- the LOC103636728 gene encoding protein FAR-RED IMPAIRED RESPONSE 1-like: MTFSGVDEAYKFYSRYAYEVGFPLKKYRERKNCKWLNCSMEGKRSVRGISNPKVRSTSSKRTQCKAGMKLKKIYDDAKETVISVRIDLLHLDHNHEFFKKDTEKNQLQCNKTHDPEYMEFISSMQESRIPQHCIMDYVSEMHGGPESVPVTAQDMYNLKKAKQRERNANDVAKLLSFFASCKKDNPQFFSDFQLDKEGKILSIFWSHASQQGDYIDFGDAVTFDTTHKTNLYEKPLGMFVGSNHHLHCTIFAFALLGDETVDTFEWVFNAFKTCMGTEGPRVMLTGTTDNNELNVYTSTMA, encoded by the exons ATGACATTCAGTGGGGTGGATGAAGCATATAAATTTTATAGtaggtatgcatatgaagttggatttccattGAAAAAGTATAGGGAACGGAAAAATTGTAAGTGGTTGAATTGCTCGATGGAAGGCAAAAGATCAGTAAGGGGAATATCAAACCCAAAGGTACGTAGTACCAGTTCGAAACGGACACAATGCAAGGCCGGTATGAAACTTAAAAAAATTTATGATGATGCAAAAGAGACAGTTATATCAGTGCGTATTGATCTGTTGCACTTGGATCATAATCATGAATTTTTTAAAAAGGATACCGAAAAGAATCAATTACAATGCAACAAGACGCATGATCCTGAATACATGGAGTTCATAAGTTCAATGCAAGAGAGTCGAATCCCGCAACATTGTATTATGGATTATGTATCAGAAATGCACGGTGGTCCTGAGAGTGTGCCTGTAACAGCACAGGACATGTATAACCT GAAAAAGGCAAAGCAACGAGaaagaaatgcaaatgatgtgGCAAAGCTACTATCCTTTTTTGCATCCTGCAAAAAggataatccacaatttttctcTGACTTCCAATTGGATAAAGAAGGCAAGATTTTAAGCATATTTTGGTCACATGCAAGCCAGCAAGGGGATTACATTGATTTTGGTGATGCGGTTACATTTGACACAACACATAAGACTAATCTGTATGAAAAACCACTAGGTATGTTTGTTGGTTCAAATCACCACCTACATTGCACTATATTTGCTTTCGCATTGTTGGGGGATGAAACTGTTGATACATTTGAATGGGTATTCAACGccttcaaaacatgcatgggaaccgaaggtccacgagtgatgctgacaggtacGACTGATAATAATGAATTAAATGTATATACATCAACTATGGCTTAA
- the LOC103636727 gene encoding uncharacterized protein, translating into MHLQIDRIPKEYILQRYTTSARQDVPFSRDDRNLKGKDGETKSYRQKMLLKKAMKVVHHASLSKAGNDRALTVMDELLEVLSRLETDIDVEETCGTSGGDGIQDDDEANRDNEKDDEFDERNNKEIQDVSIILEQGVANDQIHIPVRPLEEINLHDHAIMNVSGVSEQNDNARKKLEFAVDGISLVRPNNSRPKGRTIKGSEERVIKLGAKGTKKMTRKCQKCGIADGHNSRTCLSMEENRQRLASLAGRKRGRPPGSRNKGGSKAPDWNETTTSKKHTNEFDSSESDSD; encoded by the exons ATGCATCTTCAGATTGACCGGATACCGAAAGAATATATTTTACAAAGATACACCACCTCTGCAAGGCAAGATGTTCCGTTTTCAAGAGATGATAGGAATTTGAAGGGGAAGGATGGAGAAACTAAGTCATatagacagaagatgttgcttaaaaagGCAATGAAAGTAGTGCATCATGCTAGTTTATCCAAAGCAGGAAATGATAGAGCCCTAACAGTAATGGATGAGCTTCTCGAAGTACTTTCGCGTTTGGAAACAGATATAGACGTTGAGGAAACTTGTGGAACTAGTGGAGGAGATGGTATACAG GACGATGATGAAGCCAATAGAGACAACGAAAAGGATGATGAATTTGACGAAAGGAATAACAAG GAAATTCAAGACGTATCTATTATACTTGAACaaggtgtggccaatgatcaaatACATATACCAGTACGTCCATTAGAAGAG ATTAATTTGCATGATCACGCAATAATGAATGTTAGTGGTGTCAGTGAACAAAATGATAATGCCAGAAAG AAACTGGAATTTGCAGTCGATGGGATAAGCTTGGTAAGACCAAATAACTCAAGACCCAAAGGAAGAACAATAAAGGGGAGTGAAGAAAGGGTTATTAAATTGGGAGCTAAAGGTACAAAGAAAATGACCAGGAAATGTCAGAAGTGTGGAATTGCTGATGGTCACAACAGTAGGACATGCTTGTCAATGGAGGAAAATAGACAAAGGTTGGCAAGCCTTGCTGGACGTAAGAGAGGACGACCTCCAGGATCTAGGAACAAGGGTGGCAGTAAAGCTCCTGATTGGAATGAGACAACAACATCTAAAAAACACACAAATGAGTTCGATAGTAGTGAGTCAGACAGTGATTAG